One region of Salvia miltiorrhiza cultivar Shanhuang (shh) chromosome 3, IMPLAD_Smil_shh, whole genome shotgun sequence genomic DNA includes:
- the LOC131016210 gene encoding uncharacterized protein LOC131016210 has translation MAKKPVRYCVVDAFTDSAFKGNPAAVCLLEEEREEEWLQAVAREFNISETCYLTRLSDSAGGAPGFRLRWFTPVAEVNLCGHATLAAAHFLFAYDLVNSDTIEFSTLSGILTAKRVADTKLSDSSISVNGNTPNDFLIELDFPVVPIEEYDGDGAAEISTICKSINIASVDEIHKTTTSDDLLVVLKSGKAVVEIEPNFDEIKKCPGKGIIVTGLAPTGSGFDFFSRFFCPKLGVNEDPVCGSAHCAMVPYWSKKLGKCDFIAYQASPRSGILNLHLDEKNQRVLLRGKAVAVMEGSLLV, from the exons ATGGCGAAGAAACCAGTCAGATACTGCGTG GTCGATGCATTTACTGATTCGGCATTCAAGGGTAATCCGGCAGCAGTGTGCCTGCTggaggaggagagagaggaggagTGGCTGCAAGCGGTGGCGCGTGAGTTCAACATATCCGAGACCTGCTACTTGACTCGCCTCTCCGACTCAGCTGGTGGCGCCCCGGGGTTCCGTCTCCGCTGGTTCACACCTGTTGCTGAG GTCAATCTTTGTGGACATGCAACATTAGCTGCGGCTCACTTTCTCTTTGCATATGACTTGGTGAACTCTGATACGATTGAGTTCTCAACCCTGTCTGGGATTCTGACAGCAAAAAGAGTAGCTGACACCAAATTGTCAGATTCATCCATATCGGTGAATGGTAACACGCCTAATGACTTCCTCATTGAACTGGATTTTCCAGTTGTCCCCATAGAGGAATATGATGGTGATGGTGCTGCTGAGATTTCAACTATTTGTAAAAGCATCAACATTGCTTCTGTGGATGAGATCCACAAAACAACTACGTCAGATGATCTCCTC GTTGTGCTAAAATCTGGCAAGGCGGTTGTAGAAATAGAACCCAACTTTGATGAGATTAAAAAATGTCCTGGCAAGGGAATAATTGTTACTGGGCTTGCTCCAACAGGCTCAGGATTTGATTTTTTCAGTCGCTTTTTCTGCCCTAAGCTCGGGGTGAATGAG GATCCTGTATGTGGAAGCGCACATTGTGCTATGGTGCCCTACTGGAGCAAGAAGCTGGGGAAATGCGATTTCATCGCGTATCAA GCATCACCAAGAAGTGGCATTCTAAATCTGCATCTTGATGAGAAGAATCAGAGGGTGTTGCTTCGAGGCAAAGCCGTCGCGGTGATGGAAGGCTCTCTTCTGGTTTAA